Within the Anopheles merus strain MAF unplaced genomic scaffold, AmerM5.1 LNR4000205, whole genome shotgun sequence genome, the region CCCACATGGAGGGGAACTTCTTCGACCATCCGGACGATCTGGCGACGATGGTGGAGGGCATTAAGCTGGCGGTGCGCATTGGCGAGTCGGACAGCTTCGCCTCGTACGGTGCGCGGCTGCTTGGGACACCGTTCTATGGGTGTGAGGCGCATCCGTTCCGGTCGGACGACTACTGGCGCTGCTGCTTGCAGCAGGTCGGTGCCAGCATTCAGCACCAGTCCGGTACGTGCAAGATGGGCCCGGCCAGCGATCCGGACGCGGTCGTCGATCCGGAACTGCGCGTGCACGGCGTCGGCGGGTTGCGCGTGGTGGACGCTTCCATCTTCCCGGTCATACCGGCGGCCCACACGAACGGGGTCGTCATCATGGTGGGCGAGAAGGCGGCCGACATGGTGAAGGACTACTGGAACAATCACATACCGTGAGggaggagggagggggagAAAGATATGCTCTTTGCCGTTGCAAGCAGCGCCAATCAAACTAGTCACGATGGGTTACaagtttaattttatgtttgagGGAAATCAACGGTACAATTTAGCATTaagaaaataagaaataaaataaagtttaaattaataattataaaattatatGTGATCgaaatttatcattttataaTTATGCTCAAgccaaacaaatgaaaaaaatcaaacgagtAGATTCTCTTTGGGATTTGAACCCAGGTCCGATGTGTTGTTAGGTTGAACGATTGCAACCATCTCTTTAATTGGATCTTAGTAGCGGAAACTTCTTTTTCCGCCCACATGCAGTGCAAGGGATTGAAAAAGAATGAGTTTTTTGTGTTCAAAATTAAGAACAGTAATCAAAAGGTCAAAAAGTaaagcacaaacacaattCAAGCACAAATACACACTTATACATGCCCAGTGAAATCGTCTTTTTCTTCTTGGTGTTGTTGATTCAACGACCTACGCCGGCAGGCTAGACACACACAGGATTGCTAAACTTGCTACCATGAAGTATAAAAAAGAGTCTAAGATGTGGTTTAGATGGGAATCGAACCCGTCCGACGAACGTTGCAACATTAGATCGCTCGCTTTTATTGCCACGCTAGCGCAGCATATGACATAAGGGTTAACAATCTAAGCTTGTGGCGAAACCTTACAACAGTCGCACGCTCAACGGTGATCATACGATAATTGCATCGTCGCAGGCAATTTTTATatgattttttatctttttttctgaGATGCGTATTTAAATAACCAGTAAATTCTTGAACAATTAAAATACTTACCAAAAAGTACatctttttctcattttctcaaACACACAACTTGTAGCACGCCGCTGTCGATTAGgtgaagaatgaaaaaaacagtttttcaTCTATTTTCGCTTTTCTTCGCTTAGCTTCGTTAGTTAAATATAAATACCACTTGGAGTTTTTTGCCTTTCTTCCATCTCGCCCTTTCTCGCTTGCTTCTGATTCGCTCGCGTGCGAATGTGAGGCTGAATTTCATCCAACCCATGCGCGTAATGGATTACCATCGTTTTGTGATCATCTGCTGCTAAACGCTACACGCCTCTTACATATTAGCATTTATAAATATGATTGAGATTGTTCTGGCCAAtaacgctcacacacacacatatgatAAGCTCAAACATAAACTCGAACTTAAAAACTACACACTCGTCCCACCATCCTCTGAGAGCGAATAAGAATGTTTTCAGCATTTACGATTTAGCGTACCCTTAGTACGCTTCATCGGTGTGTCAAAAAGGATCGCATCACCTTGTTAGGCAAAAAGTAATAAGTTAACTGgtttccgattccgattgATAAACGCAAAAGAATCTTACAGTTGGCAGCTTTGAGATACTGTGCGCGAATTCTAACAACTGCTACGCTTAGatcagcaaacaaaaagtcaAAGATGCCGCTCTTTACTACTCCTCTTAGATGGAAAGATGATAATCACAATAATTAAATGTCGATAACGAAACAATGCTTCCTCAATTTGgcgtatatgtatgtgtgtgtgtgtgttcgtgtccTTATGCTTGATTGTTGTTCCCTTTCCCGTTCACTGATTGTGATTGTTGTCTCCCTTTCCCGTTCACTGAGAATATACGTTCTCTCTTACGTATCTTATCACTGTCTATCGATTCCATCGAGTAACTACACTAAACGAGCACATACAGAACGTGGCGAACCGAAGCCTAACACTGGCAATATAAGCCTTCCCTTATCCTTCTTCTTAGTCGGCAAACGACGATGACCCCCGTCCCCGGTcgacctacacacacactaatgcAGCAAAAGCTTTCCTACTTAATATGCTTATATCTCACGATTAACTGATTGCTTATTGAAATAGTGGCTTAGCACTGTTATATTGATTGACCCACTGTCCTTCGTCTTTCCGCTTCCATTTGTGTCAGTATTACGGGTCAGAGTACACACAGTCTAATGTTTAGATTTGCAAACGTTTCACCTGCGTACGAGTAACGCAGCCTATGGTCCTACACATATGTACGACAACTAATTATGGATGAAATGAAAAGCGAAACGATGGTCTCACGTTTAGTGCCCAGCCAGTTtggcaataaattaaaaaacaaattatcgATCTTTTCCTCCCTGTGGCACTCAGGAAAAGATTTCCACAATGAAGATGATGTGGGATGAGAACTTCTTAACGTTAACGTAACTTAAGCTAGCAGCTCGACTCGAATCAACCGACCGCCGGTACCGCTTCCACACTGTGCATAATCGACTGGGACGACTGGCGCCATTTCCGTCCTATTTGTGGCGTTTTTGTGGTTCGTAGCGAACGACGAGCCCCCATCGCAAAGCGCACCGGACCTTACCCCGGTATCCGGTTCACTTCTGCACCGTCAGCGGTAGTGTCGGGACGCGTTTACTGCTGTAGAAATGGGACCGCAGCGATTCGTTCTCCGGGTTAGCCATAACCGAGTCGATGAACGCGCTCGTTTCCTCCTGCAGCTGGGCCAGCCGCACCTGCAGCTCCTGGTTGCGCCGGATCAGCTTGACCGTTTTCAGCGCGATATCAAACAGACCCTTGTGATTGCGCGGATGGTGCGGTACgttctggtggtggtgatgcagCGGATGATGCGACTGGTACGACCGGGAGCCGGAAAGGGCACCGCCCCCGTGCGCCGACGATACGCTACTATCCTCGCGGAAACCATCATCGTCGAAGTCGGACATGCTGTACGAGTTGCACCTAAAACGGGTAAAGTGGAAAAATGGGGGAAAATTACTTCTCTGCCACTTTCGCGTCTCATCGCACCCTTCTTCCCAGCCCCACACCCTTACCGACAGCTGATGATGCTTCCCAGGGGTGAAAAGTCAAAGTTTCGATCGTCCATCGAGCTGGAACATCCGCTCGACGAAACGCTCATCGACCGGCGGCTGCGCAACCGTGGCCCGGACGTGCTGCCGTCCTCCGTCGTGTCGATGCTGTCCAGCTGGTCGCTGCATTCGGGGCTGGTGTCACAGCCGATCCCTGTGCTGTGGTTGCTGCtggtcgtgctgctgctgctgctgccaccgccaccgccgctacTGCATCCGTACTCCAGCGAGGAAAAGGTGGACGAGTTGGTCGTATCGTCCATCGGCGGTTCCGTGATGCGACAAACCACTGCCGAACCGGTCCGGAGGCTGCTACACCTATCGTAGGGCGTTCGGCACCGGCCGGTGGATGATTTGTAGGATGATTGCTTTTGAATTTTACCAACTGTAAAGAAAGAGGACataatatttctttaaaattaGATCAGATTAACGCAAAACAtcgcaacaaacacaataTTACGTTCAATAACCAGTCCATGGCAACTGGACATGTTTGGGTTTGGGGCTGTTAACAATGTAGCAAGCAAACACTCCATATAACCTGACACGATTTGCACGTTGTCGTAACGCCTCAGTGGTAAACGTCTTTCCCCCTTTTGTTTTCCCTCCATCCTGCACACTTGAGCCGTTGGTCTGACGGCGTGAGCTAACAGCCCTCTCTCCCCCTTCACaacgtaaaaaaacaaaaaaaaaaacacacaaatgcaTACACAATCGTTCGCTCAGTTTCAAACGGTATAGAAACTGTTCTGCATTGAGCATTCGGAACAACCGCCGTGGTTCCataaagcagcaacaacaacaacaacaaaaacgttgTTCAGTACGCGATTTAAATAAATACCACCACACCtcttgcgcgcgcgcgcgcacacacacgtctCGGGACTTGGCCGCGTGCTGAAGCATATCGTCGACCGGTCGCGTCCGGTCGTAATAAATACCACACCGTTGACAGAGGAGGCAGCGGCCAGGGCTTGCCAAGCGGGGAGACACTTCACACCCTCGCGCTACTGACG harbors:
- the LOC121601849 gene encoding uncharacterized protein LOC121601849 — its product is MPLSVTTTTAPSAGEETCSRVDRLLAEPPSPADSRPESPAPPLSPGPNSGQPPPLQTQAVPGVGGILSTVSNFSVINYVGKIQKQSSYKSSTGRCRTPYDRCSSLRTGSAVVCRITEPPMDDTTNSSTFSSLEYGCSSGGGGGSSSSSTTSSNHSTGIGCDTSPECSDQLDSIDTTEDGSTSGPRLRSRRSMSVSSSGCSSSMDDRNFDFSPLGSIISCRCNSYSMSDFDDDGFREDSSVSSAHGGGALSGSRSYQSHHPLHHHHQNVPHHPRNHKGLFDIALKTVKLIRRNQELQVRLAQLQEETSAFIDSVMANPENESLRSHFYSSKRVPTLPLTVQK